A section of the Streptomyces sp. CG1 genome encodes:
- a CDS encoding DNA-directed RNA polymerase subunit alpha: protein MLIAQRPSLTEEVVDEFRSRFVIEPLEPGFGYTLGNSLRRTLLSSIPGAAVTSIRVDGVLHEFTTVPGVKEDVTDLILNIKQLVVSSEHDEPVVMYLRKQGPGLVTAADIAPPAGVEVHNPDLVLATLNGKGKLEMELTVERGRGYVSAVQNKQVGQEIGRIPVDSIYSPVLKVTYKVEATRVEQRTDFDKLIVDVETKQAMRPRDAMASAGKTLVELFGLARELNIDAEGIDMGPSPTDAALAADLALPIEELELTVRSYNCLKREGVHSVGELLARSEADLLDIRNFGAKSIDEVKAKLAGLGLALKDSPPGFDPTAAAGAFGDDDTGTGFVETEQY, encoded by the coding sequence GTGCTGATTGCTCAGCGTCCGTCACTGACCGAAGAGGTCGTCGACGAGTTCCGCTCCCGGTTCGTGATCGAGCCGCTGGAGCCGGGCTTCGGCTACACCCTCGGCAACTCCCTTCGTCGTACCCTCTTGTCGTCGATTCCCGGTGCTGCTGTCACCAGCATCCGCGTCGACGGTGTCCTGCACGAGTTCACCACCGTGCCGGGCGTCAAGGAGGACGTCACCGACCTGATCCTCAACATCAAGCAGCTGGTCGTCTCCTCGGAGCACGACGAGCCGGTCGTGATGTACCTGCGCAAGCAGGGTCCGGGTCTGGTCACCGCCGCCGACATCGCGCCCCCGGCCGGTGTCGAGGTGCACAACCCCGACCTCGTCCTCGCCACGCTCAACGGCAAGGGCAAGCTGGAGATGGAGCTGACGGTCGAGCGTGGCCGCGGTTATGTCTCCGCCGTGCAGAACAAGCAGGTGGGCCAGGAGATCGGCCGTATCCCGGTCGACTCGATCTACTCGCCGGTGCTCAAGGTCACGTACAAGGTCGAGGCCACGCGTGTCGAGCAGCGGACCGACTTCGACAAGCTGATCGTCGACGTCGAGACCAAGCAGGCGATGCGTCCGCGTGACGCCATGGCTTCCGCCGGTAAGACGCTGGTCGAGCTGTTCGGTCTCGCCCGTGAGCTGAACATCGACGCCGAGGGCATCGACATGGGCCCGTCCCCGACGGACGCCGCCCTGGCCGCGGACCTGGCGCTGCCGATCGAGGAGCTGGAGCTCACCGTTCGGTCGTACAACTGCCTCAAGCGTGAGGGCGTCCACTCGGTGGGTGAGCTCCTGGCGCGGTCCGAGGCCGACCTGCTGGACATCCGTAACTTCGGTGCGAAGTCCATCGACGAGGTCAAGGCGAAGCTGGCCGGCCTGGGCCTGGCCCTGAAGGACAGCCCGCCCGGATTCGACCCGACCGCCGCGGCCGGTGCTTTCGGCGACGACGACACGGGCACCGGGTTCGTGGAGACCGAGCAGTACTGA